The genomic segment GATACTATATTTTTTCCCTCCAAAAATAGGAGAGATCTTATCATAAAACTCCAAATCTTTGTTCGTGACTACAAAATCCTTATCTGATAAGAGACATTTTTTGGTTTCAATAATTTTTTCTCAGGGTGGTATAATCATACTGCAAGGTTTATTATGTTTAGAGAAAGAAAAAATCAATGGCACGACGGTAAAAAATAAATCTCATAAAAAATCCGTTTGCAAAAATGATTTTTTAGATACTATACAGGGCGTGCCAATGTAGCTCAGCGGTAGAGCACAGGACTCATAACCCTGTGGTCGGCGGTTCGACTCCACCCATTGGCACCAAATTCAGAAAAACAAAAGAGGAAATTGAAAAAGTTTTGCTTTTCGGTTATTTTTTTTATAATCCACGAGCTAAACACAAACAATGTCCATTGTTTTTGCCACCATAGCTCAGCTGGTAGAGCGGCGGTCTTGTAAACCGCAGGTCATCGGTTCGATCCCGATTGGTGGCTCCAGAATTCGTCAAAGGCGAATGAGTGATAGGCATAGTGATGGTGCATAGGGCGGGATTATTAAAAAAATCCATCCTATTTACTGTTTCTATTACTTATTTCTTGAGCATAGCGAACATGGGTCGATACCAGAGCGGTCAAATGGGGTGGACTGTAAATCCACTGGTTCTACCTTCGGGGGTTCGAATCCCTCTCGGCCCACCATACACTGTCACATAAAATATCCTTCAGTTTCATCTGAGGGATTTTTTGTGACAAAATCTTGATGAATCGAATTCTTTCTGTACTTTACTCAATTAGGCATATAATGTACGTTCCTATTTTTAATTTTTCTCATATGCTCGAAACCATTGCTATTATTCTTGTCGTTCTTTGGATATTTTGACTTGTCTCTTCTTACACAATCGGGGGTTTTATTCATATACTCCTCGTAATTGCGATTATTTTATTCCTCATAAGGATTATTAATCGTGGTAAATAAATACAGATAGTCCTTTGATTGTCTAGAGATCAGTCAGTACGTCGCTAAAATCATCTTTTTCCCCATCCTTGAGATAGGCGTGGATAGCGTTTCTTGTGGCGAGAAGTGCGAGTACTTGGGCTCTTTTTCGTCGTGGAGAAACCTCTATTCCTGTTAATGTGACAAGAGTATCCTGATTCCAGGACATAAGTGTCTCAAAACTCACCCCCTGAACTCTATCTCCAAAAAGTCATGAACACGCCAGAGTAATCATGGACGTATTGCCAGTAAAAGACCATTTTTGAATAACATCTCAAACTATTACGGCA from the Candidatus Gracilibacteria bacterium genome contains:
- a CDS encoding lmo0937 family membrane protein, with protein sequence MLETIAIILVVLWIFGLVSSYTIGGFIHILLVIAIILFLIRIINRGK
- a CDS encoding iron-sulfur cluster assembly scaffold protein, whose protein sequence is MQSETIHFYSTNPQHHGEIGNATIIHTESNRVCGDDITVYAVIVGDVIQKWSFTGNTSMITLACSGLFGDRVQGVSFETLMSWNQDTLVTLTGIEVSPRRKRAQVLALLATRNAIHAYLKDGEKDDFSDVLTDL